The following coding sequences are from one Streptomyces sp. NBC_01232 window:
- a CDS encoding amino acid permease, which translates to MSHSSTTVAPPEPPQADAGSPLGNGLKQRHLSMIALGGVIGAGLFVGSGAGIAAAGPSIVLAYAASGLLVMFVMRMLGEMSAANPASGSFSVHAERAIGPWAGFTAGWMFWTLLCVGVAIEAIGAAHIMAGWFPGTPSWMWVLVFMALFCGSNLAAVSHFGEFEFWFAALKIGAIALFLGLGVLAVLGLLPGTDSPGTANMLHDGGFLPNGVDGLLVGLLASVVAYGGLETVTIAAAESEDPVKGVARAVRTTMWRIAIVYVGSMLVIVTLLPWNDPAVTAEGPYAATLDRLGIPAAGEIMNVVILIALMSAMNANIYGSSRMAYSLVSRGQGPKALGKVSGRVPRRAVLASCAFGFVTVLLSYWYPDTLFAWLLNMVGGVILVVWGFIAVSQFVLRRRLEREAPEKLVVRMWGFPYLTWVALAGVAGVLVLMALGEDTRVQVIFTGGLTVALAVTGYVMQRRAAGRA; encoded by the coding sequence ATGAGCCACAGCAGCACCACCGTCGCACCGCCCGAGCCGCCGCAGGCCGACGCCGGGTCTCCCCTCGGCAACGGGCTCAAGCAGCGCCACCTCTCGATGATCGCCCTCGGCGGTGTCATCGGTGCCGGACTCTTCGTCGGCTCCGGCGCCGGCATCGCCGCCGCGGGCCCCTCGATCGTGCTCGCGTACGCCGCGTCCGGGCTGCTCGTGATGTTCGTGATGCGGATGCTCGGCGAGATGTCCGCCGCCAACCCCGCCTCCGGCTCCTTCTCCGTCCACGCGGAGCGGGCGATCGGCCCCTGGGCCGGATTCACCGCCGGCTGGATGTTCTGGACACTGCTGTGCGTGGGCGTGGCCATCGAGGCCATCGGCGCGGCGCACATCATGGCCGGCTGGTTCCCGGGCACCCCCTCCTGGATGTGGGTGCTGGTCTTCATGGCCCTCTTCTGCGGCTCGAACCTCGCCGCCGTCTCCCACTTCGGCGAGTTCGAGTTCTGGTTCGCCGCCCTCAAGATCGGCGCGATCGCGCTCTTCCTGGGCCTGGGCGTGCTCGCCGTGCTCGGCCTGCTGCCCGGCACCGACTCCCCCGGCACCGCCAACATGCTCCACGACGGCGGCTTCCTGCCCAACGGGGTGGACGGCCTGCTGGTCGGACTGCTGGCCTCGGTCGTCGCGTACGGCGGACTGGAGACGGTGACCATCGCGGCCGCCGAGTCCGAGGACCCGGTCAAGGGCGTGGCCAGGGCCGTGCGGACCACCATGTGGCGCATCGCGATCGTCTACGTCGGCTCCATGCTCGTCATCGTCACCCTGCTGCCGTGGAACGACCCGGCGGTCACGGCCGAGGGCCCGTACGCCGCCACCCTGGACCGCCTGGGCATCCCGGCCGCCGGCGAGATCATGAACGTGGTCATCCTGATCGCCCTGATGTCCGCGATGAACGCCAACATCTACGGCTCCTCGCGCATGGCCTACTCGCTGGTCTCCCGCGGCCAGGGCCCCAAGGCGCTGGGCAAGGTGAGCGGCCGGGTGCCGCGCCGGGCGGTGCTCGCCTCCTGCGCCTTCGGCTTCGTCACCGTGCTGCTGTCCTACTGGTACCCGGACACCCTGTTCGCCTGGCTGCTGAACATGGTGGGCGGGGTCATCCTGGTCGTCTGGGGTTTCATCGCCGTCTCGCAGTTCGTGCTGCGCCGGCGGCTGGAGCGCGAGGCCCCCGAGAAGCTGGTCGTCAGGATGTGGGGCTTCCCGTACCTGACCTGGGTGGCGCTGGCCGGGGTGGCCGGGGTCCTGGTGCTGATGGCCCTGGGCGAGGACACGCGCGTCCAGGTGATCTTCACCGGCGGGCTGACCGTCGCCCTCGCGGTGACCGGTTACGTGATGCAGCGCCGGGCGGCCGGCCGGGCCTGA
- a CDS encoding GNAT family N-acetyltransferase, translating to MALEMRVARADEWDVWYGQLELAFGGVPESPEDRELYKSLTDIDRSLGVWDGDACVGSAGTFTFRLSVPGGAIVPAAGVTAVGVSPTHRRRGILTSLMRRQLDDIRAGGEPLAVLTASDPAIYGRFGYGTATYALSLEVDTTRVRLSVPPGTDAVRLRLVDPQEALADCERVYAALAPTRPGMLARQPGWEALPVLDAPSGRGGASELKCVVAEREDGEVVGYARYRVKPDWDQSGSDGKVEVSDLDALDPAACAALWRYLFSIDLTWTVRARRPVDDPVLHLVSDIRRSRPRMRDALHVRLVDLAAALEARTYGAPLDVVMAVADAFCPWNEGRWRLVVDAKGVARCTRTEEPADLELSVRELGSAYLGGITLASLAAAGLVRESRPGALTEASRAFAGDVAPWLPHGF from the coding sequence ATGGCTCTTGAGATGCGCGTAGCACGAGCGGATGAGTGGGATGTCTGGTACGGCCAGCTGGAGCTGGCGTTCGGCGGCGTACCCGAATCCCCCGAGGATCGGGAGTTGTACAAGTCGCTGACGGACATCGACCGCTCGCTCGGCGTCTGGGACGGTGACGCCTGCGTCGGCTCGGCGGGCACCTTCACCTTCCGGCTGTCCGTGCCGGGTGGCGCGATCGTACCGGCGGCCGGTGTCACGGCGGTGGGCGTCTCCCCCACCCATCGCCGGCGCGGGATACTCACCTCTTTGATGCGGCGCCAGCTCGACGACATCCGGGCGGGCGGCGAACCGCTCGCCGTGCTGACGGCCTCGGATCCGGCGATCTACGGGCGCTTCGGCTACGGCACGGCCACCTACGCCTTGTCGCTGGAGGTCGACACGACCCGCGTACGGCTGTCCGTACCGCCGGGGACGGACGCGGTACGGCTGCGGCTCGTGGACCCGCAGGAGGCACTGGCCGACTGCGAGCGGGTGTACGCGGCGTTGGCCCCCACCCGGCCGGGCATGCTCGCCCGGCAGCCGGGCTGGGAGGCACTGCCGGTGCTGGACGCGCCGTCGGGCCGCGGCGGCGCGTCGGAGCTGAAGTGTGTGGTCGCCGAGCGGGAGGACGGCGAGGTGGTCGGGTACGCCCGCTACCGGGTCAAGCCGGACTGGGACCAGTCGGGTTCGGACGGCAAGGTCGAGGTGAGCGATCTCGACGCGCTGGACCCGGCTGCGTGCGCGGCCCTGTGGCGCTACCTGTTCTCGATCGACCTGACGTGGACGGTACGGGCGCGGCGGCCGGTGGACGATCCTGTGCTGCACCTGGTGAGCGACATCCGGCGGTCGAGGCCGCGGATGCGGGACGCGCTGCACGTACGGCTGGTGGACCTGGCGGCGGCGCTGGAGGCGCGGACGTACGGGGCGCCGCTGGACGTGGTCATGGCGGTGGCGGACGCGTTCTGCCCCTGGAACGAGGGGCGGTGGCGGCTGGTGGTGGACGCCAAGGGCGTGGCCCGCTGCACCCGGACCGAGGAGCCGGCGGACCTGGAGCTGTCGGTGCGGGAGCTGGGGTCGGCGTACCTGGGCGGGATCACCCTCGCCTCGCTGGCCGCGGCCGGCCTGGTGCGGGAGTCGCGGCCGGGCGCGCTGACGGAGGCCTCGCGGGCCTTCGCCGGGGACGTGGCGCCCTGGCTGCCGCACGGCTTCTGA
- a CDS encoding amino acid permease — translation MSSTTTLQKEGGPTGNPGDGQPSDGLKAGLKNRHLSMIAIGGVIGAGLFVGSGGGIAKAGPAILISYALVGAMVVFVMRMLGEMAAASPNSGSFSAYADRALGRWAGFSIGWLYWFFWVVVLAVEATAGAAILENWIPAVPQWAWALIVMAVLTATNLGSVASYGEFEFWFAGIKVVAIGAFVIVGMLAVFGLLPGSDNPGAGFAHLTDTGGFFPNGYGAVLTGVLMVVFSFMGSEIVTLAAGESENPRKAVTRATNSVIWRIGVFYLGSIFIVLTLLPWNDKSITEKGSYVAALDSIGIANAGTIMEVIVLTAVLSCLNSGLYTASRMAFSLGERGDAPKAFAKVNKNGVPVAAILGSTVFGFVAVYFNYAFKDTVFNFLLNSSGAIALFVWLVICFTQLRMRGILVREAPEKLTVKMWLFPWLTWATAALIMFVIGYMFVDDANREVVTLSTLVAGLVVLVGVILDFRRKKALQG, via the coding sequence ATGAGCTCCACGACGACCCTTCAGAAGGAAGGCGGCCCCACCGGCAACCCCGGTGACGGCCAGCCCTCCGACGGTCTGAAGGCCGGTCTCAAGAACCGCCACCTGTCCATGATCGCCATTGGCGGCGTCATCGGCGCCGGCCTCTTCGTCGGTTCCGGCGGCGGTATCGCCAAGGCCGGACCCGCCATCCTGATCTCCTACGCGCTCGTCGGCGCGATGGTCGTCTTCGTGATGCGGATGCTGGGCGAGATGGCCGCCGCGAGCCCGAACTCGGGTTCCTTCTCGGCGTACGCCGACCGCGCGCTGGGCCGCTGGGCGGGCTTCTCCATCGGCTGGCTCTACTGGTTCTTCTGGGTCGTCGTGCTCGCGGTGGAGGCCACCGCCGGTGCCGCCATCCTGGAGAACTGGATCCCGGCCGTCCCGCAGTGGGCCTGGGCGCTGATCGTGATGGCGGTGCTGACCGCCACCAACCTCGGCTCCGTCGCCTCCTACGGTGAGTTCGAGTTCTGGTTCGCGGGCATCAAGGTCGTCGCCATCGGCGCGTTCGTGATCGTCGGCATGCTGGCCGTCTTCGGCCTGCTGCCGGGCTCCGACAACCCGGGCGCGGGCTTCGCGCACCTCACGGACACCGGCGGGTTCTTCCCCAACGGTTACGGCGCGGTCCTCACCGGTGTGCTGATGGTCGTCTTCTCCTTCATGGGCAGCGAGATCGTCACCCTGGCCGCCGGCGAGTCGGAGAACCCCCGCAAGGCGGTCACCCGCGCCACCAACTCCGTCATCTGGCGGATCGGCGTCTTCTACCTGGGCTCGATCTTCATCGTGCTGACGCTGCTCCCGTGGAACGACAAGTCGATCACCGAGAAGGGCTCGTACGTCGCCGCCCTGGACTCGATCGGCATCGCGAACGCCGGCACGATCATGGAGGTCATCGTCCTGACCGCCGTGCTGTCCTGCCTGAACTCGGGCCTCTACACCGCTTCCCGCATGGCCTTCTCGCTCGGTGAGCGCGGTGACGCCCCCAAGGCGTTCGCCAAGGTCAACAAGAACGGTGTGCCGGTCGCCGCGATCCTGGGCTCCACGGTCTTCGGCTTCGTCGCCGTCTACTTCAACTACGCCTTCAAGGACACGGTCTTCAACTTCCTCCTGAACTCCTCGGGTGCCATCGCGCTCTTCGTCTGGCTGGTGATCTGCTTCACCCAGCTGCGGATGCGCGGGATCCTGGTCCGCGAGGCCCCGGAGAAGCTCACCGTGAAGATGTGGCTGTTCCCGTGGCTGACCTGGGCCACCGCCGCACTGATCATGTTCGTGATCGGCTACATGTTCGTGGACGACGCGAACCGCGAGGTCGTCACCCTGTCCACGCTGGTCGCCGGCCTGGTCGTGCTCGTCGGTGTGATCCTGGACTTCCGCCGCAAGAAGGCCCTCCAGGGCTGA
- a CDS encoding SDR family NAD(P)-dependent oxidoreductase, whose amino-acid sequence MDDRTDHGIRELPATGRGVLVTGASRGIGRAIATAFAERGDRVAVHCTVRRADAERTLADLPGEGHILVSGDLTDPARVEALAAETEKALGGIDVLVNNAAVMVAHPLPTTSYADWQEAWRQTAAVNLFAPANLTHCVARHMITGRREGRVVNIGSRGAFRGEPDHPAYGATKAALHALGQSLAVSLAPHGIAVASVAPGFVATERVADRLEGEEGERIRAQSPFGRVGTPQEVAAAVLHLASPAARWSSGTVLDVNGASHLRT is encoded by the coding sequence GTGGACGACCGAACGGACCACGGGATCAGGGAACTGCCCGCCACGGGCCGGGGGGTGCTCGTCACTGGGGCGTCCCGGGGGATCGGGCGGGCCATCGCCACGGCCTTCGCCGAGAGGGGCGACCGGGTGGCGGTGCACTGCACGGTCCGGCGGGCGGACGCCGAGCGCACTCTCGCGGACCTGCCGGGCGAGGGGCACATCCTGGTCAGCGGCGACCTCACCGACCCGGCCCGCGTGGAAGCGCTCGCGGCCGAGACCGAGAAGGCGCTCGGCGGCATCGACGTCCTCGTGAACAACGCCGCCGTGATGGTCGCGCATCCGCTGCCCACGACCTCGTACGCCGACTGGCAGGAGGCCTGGCGGCAGACGGCCGCCGTGAACCTCTTCGCCCCGGCCAACCTCACCCACTGCGTCGCCCGGCACATGATCACCGGCCGGCGGGAGGGCCGCGTCGTCAACATCGGCTCCCGCGGGGCGTTCCGCGGCGAACCGGACCACCCGGCATACGGCGCCACCAAGGCGGCCCTGCACGCACTCGGCCAGTCACTCGCCGTCTCCCTGGCCCCGCACGGCATCGCCGTGGCCTCCGTGGCGCCCGGGTTCGTGGCCACCGAGCGGGTCGCCGACCGGCTCGAGGGGGAGGAGGGCGAGCGGATCCGGGCACAGAGCCCCTTCGGCCGGGTCGGCACCCCGCAGGAGGTCGCTGCGGCCGTCCTGCACCTGGCCTCGCCCGCCGCACGCTGGAGCTCGGGCACCGTGCTCGACGTCAACGGCGCCTCCCACCTGCGCACCTGA
- a CDS encoding Fpg/Nei family DNA glycosylase: MPEGHTIHRLAEDHAERFAGRPVRVSSPQGRFEQSAAVLDGRELDGAEAHGKHLFLELGDAWIHIHLGLFGKLGFGPAPAPPATDTVRLRLLNEDHYADLRGPTACALIGEGEKKAIHDRLGPDPLRSGDDPDRAWARISRSRTTIAALLMDQKVVSGVGNVYRAEVLFRHGIDPYRLGRDLIRAEWDALWADLAALMREGVRNNRIDTVRDEHLPEVMGRPPRVDDHGGEVYVYRRANMPCHICGGEIRTADLAARNLFWCPGCQSR; encoded by the coding sequence GTGCCCGAGGGGCATACGATCCACCGCCTCGCCGAGGACCACGCCGAGCGGTTCGCGGGCCGGCCGGTCCGCGTCAGCAGCCCCCAGGGCCGCTTCGAGCAGAGCGCGGCCGTACTCGACGGGCGCGAGCTGGACGGTGCCGAGGCCCACGGCAAGCACCTCTTCCTGGAACTCGGCGACGCCTGGATCCACATCCACCTCGGTCTCTTCGGCAAGCTCGGCTTCGGCCCCGCCCCGGCCCCGCCCGCCACGGACACGGTCCGGCTGCGCCTGCTGAACGAGGACCACTACGCCGACCTGCGCGGCCCCACCGCCTGCGCACTGATCGGCGAGGGCGAGAAGAAGGCGATACACGACCGGCTGGGACCGGACCCGCTGCGCAGTGGCGACGACCCCGACCGCGCCTGGGCCCGGATCTCCCGCTCCCGCACCACCATCGCCGCGCTGCTCATGGACCAGAAGGTCGTCTCGGGCGTCGGCAACGTCTACCGCGCCGAGGTCCTCTTCCGGCACGGCATCGACCCCTACCGCCTCGGCAGGGACCTCATCCGCGCCGAGTGGGACGCCCTGTGGGCCGACCTGGCCGCCCTGATGCGCGAGGGCGTGCGCAACAACCGCATCGACACCGTCCGCGACGAGCACCTGCCCGAGGTGATGGGCCGGCCGCCGCGCGTCGACGACCACGGCGGCGAGGTGTACGTCTACCGCCGGGCGAACATGCCGTGCCACATCTGCGGGGGCGAGATCCGCACCGCCGACCTCGCCGCCCGCAACCTCTTCTGGTGCCCCGGCTGTCAGTCCCGCTGA
- a CDS encoding PP2C family protein-serine/threonine phosphatase has product MAGARVESLMARMRMLSHRGRTALRKSAVDYFRGDASDWLAFGGLLLTVPAIACGTLMLPVWFSPSALVLPIVAGGLLLRPASLLALYAASAAALIVEALVLGPYTQGPARVTPGTVLVVAACGFFGLVIAQFRSRVGVPWRRGGTMLFDLRERIRVQSKLPALPRGWHREMALRPAGGQSFSGDFVVAARTNGGRTLEIVLTDVSGKGMEAGSRALLLSGAFGGLLGALPPHGFLPAANGYLLRQDWDEGFATSIHLVLDLESGDYELLSAGHLPALQLCAGTGRWQEKSGEGPLLGVYDGAEFLPARGNLRPGDVLMLFTDGLVETAEREISEGIDRLTGEADRYVAAGWEGATWHLIEKVAKDVNDDRALLLIRRSA; this is encoded by the coding sequence ATGGCCGGAGCACGCGTGGAATCCCTCATGGCCCGGATGCGCATGCTGTCGCACCGGGGCCGCACAGCCCTGCGTAAATCGGCCGTCGACTACTTCCGCGGCGACGCCTCCGACTGGCTCGCCTTCGGCGGACTCCTCCTCACCGTGCCCGCCATCGCGTGCGGCACGCTGATGCTGCCCGTCTGGTTCTCGCCCTCGGCGCTCGTCCTGCCGATCGTGGCCGGCGGACTGCTGCTGCGCCCCGCCAGCCTCCTCGCCCTGTACGCCGCCTCCGCGGCCGCACTGATCGTCGAGGCCCTCGTCCTCGGCCCCTATACCCAGGGCCCGGCACGCGTCACCCCCGGCACCGTGCTGGTGGTCGCCGCCTGCGGGTTCTTCGGCCTGGTCATCGCCCAGTTCCGCAGCCGCGTCGGCGTGCCCTGGCGGCGCGGCGGCACCATGCTCTTCGACCTGCGCGAACGCATCCGCGTGCAGAGCAAGCTGCCCGCCCTGCCGCGCGGCTGGCACCGCGAGATGGCCCTGCGCCCGGCCGGCGGACAGTCCTTCTCCGGCGACTTCGTGGTCGCGGCCCGCACCAACGGCGGCCGGACCCTGGAGATCGTCCTGACCGACGTCTCCGGCAAGGGCATGGAGGCGGGCTCCCGTGCCCTGCTGCTGTCCGGCGCCTTCGGCGGACTGCTCGGCGCACTGCCCCCTCACGGCTTCCTGCCCGCCGCCAACGGCTACCTGCTCCGCCAGGACTGGGACGAGGGCTTCGCCACCTCCATCCACCTCGTCCTGGACCTGGAGAGCGGCGACTACGAACTCCTCTCGGCCGGCCACCTCCCCGCCCTCCAGCTCTGCGCGGGCACCGGCCGCTGGCAGGAGAAGTCGGGCGAGGGACCGCTGCTCGGCGTCTACGACGGGGCCGAGTTCCTCCCCGCCCGCGGCAACCTGCGCCCCGGCGACGTCCTGATGCTCTTCACCGACGGCCTCGTCGAGACCGCCGAGCGCGAGATCAGCGAAGGCATCGACCGCCTGACCGGCGAGGCCGACCGCTACGTCGCCGCCGGCTGGGAGGGCGCGACCTGGCACCTGATCGAGAAGGTCGCCAAGGACGTCAACGACGACCGCGCCCTGCTGCTCATCCGCCGCTCCGCCTGA
- a CDS encoding amino acid permease has protein sequence MRERLEEAPPTTGDLPAEPLSHSLKQRHLTMLGLGGVIGAGLFVGSGAGIGIAGPAIICSYLLAGVLAMLVMRALGEMSAAMPASGSFSVYAERALGRWAGFSAGWLYWFLLVVVLAVEATGAAKIANGWVPSVDQWIWVLLFMVVFTVSNLAAVKNFGEFEFWFAALKVGAIVLFLILGTLAVFGLLPDTDPVGMANLTGQGGFFPAGFGGVVAGMLAVIFAFGGLEVVTIAAAESDDPARSVSRAVRSAVWRILFFYVGSMVVIVTLLPWNSLKPGESPYVAVLDSIGIPAAGQIMNIVVFVALLSALNANLYGSSRMVFSLAERREAPQALLKVSGGGVPRRAVFASVAFGFVSVVLNLLWPDTIFLYMLNAVGAVLLFVWALIAVSQLKLRRIIERDMPERLTLPMWLFPYATWAALAGMAAVLVLMLFDDSARPQLLWSTGAAAVVLVVALVRERRTPKS, from the coding sequence ATGCGCGAGCGCCTGGAAGAAGCACCTCCCACGACGGGCGACCTGCCCGCGGAACCCCTCAGCCACAGCCTCAAGCAGCGCCACCTGACCATGCTGGGCCTCGGCGGCGTCATCGGCGCCGGGCTCTTCGTCGGCTCCGGAGCCGGCATCGGCATCGCCGGTCCCGCGATCATCTGCTCCTACCTGCTCGCGGGCGTCCTCGCGATGCTGGTGATGCGGGCGCTGGGCGAGATGTCGGCCGCGATGCCCGCCTCGGGCTCCTTCTCCGTCTACGCGGAGCGCGCGCTCGGGCGCTGGGCCGGCTTCTCGGCGGGCTGGCTGTACTGGTTCCTGCTGGTCGTGGTGCTGGCCGTGGAGGCCACCGGCGCGGCGAAGATCGCGAACGGCTGGGTGCCGTCGGTCGACCAGTGGATCTGGGTCCTGCTCTTCATGGTGGTCTTCACCGTGAGCAACCTGGCCGCGGTGAAGAACTTCGGCGAGTTCGAGTTCTGGTTCGCCGCCCTCAAGGTCGGCGCGATCGTGCTGTTCCTGATCCTCGGCACCCTCGCGGTCTTCGGCCTGCTCCCGGACACGGACCCGGTCGGCATGGCCAACCTCACCGGCCAGGGCGGTTTCTTCCCCGCGGGCTTCGGCGGCGTGGTCGCGGGCATGCTCGCGGTCATCTTCGCCTTCGGCGGCCTGGAGGTCGTCACCATCGCGGCCGCCGAGTCGGACGACCCGGCGCGCTCGGTGTCCCGGGCGGTGCGCAGCGCGGTGTGGCGCATCCTCTTCTTCTACGTCGGCTCGATGGTGGTCATCGTGACCCTGCTGCCGTGGAACTCGCTGAAGCCGGGCGAGAGCCCCTACGTCGCCGTCCTCGACTCGATCGGCATCCCGGCGGCCGGCCAGATCATGAACATCGTGGTGTTCGTGGCGCTGCTGTCGGCGCTCAACGCGAACCTGTACGGGTCCTCGCGGATGGTGTTCTCGCTGGCCGAGCGCCGTGAGGCGCCGCAGGCGCTCCTGAAGGTCTCGGGCGGCGGGGTGCCGCGCCGGGCGGTGTTCGCCTCGGTGGCCTTCGGCTTCGTGTCCGTGGTGCTCAACCTGCTGTGGCCGGACACGATCTTCCTCTACATGCTCAACGCGGTCGGCGCGGTGCTGCTGTTCGTGTGGGCGCTGATCGCGGTCTCCCAGCTGAAGCTGCGCCGGATCATCGAGCGGGACATGCCGGAGCGGCTGACCCTGCCGATGTGGCTGTTCCCGTACGCCACCTGGGCCGCGCTGGCCGGGATGGCGGCGGTCCTGGTCCTGATGCTGTTCGACGATTCCGCCCGTCCCCAGCTGCTGTGGTCCACGGGTGCGGCGGCCGTCGTCCTGGTCGTGGCCCTCGTACGGGAGCGGCGCACCCCGAAGTCCTGA
- a CDS encoding superoxide dismutase, with amino-acid sequence MAIYTLPELPYDYAALEPVINPQIIELHHDKHHAAYVTGANNTLEQLAEARDKENWGALNGLEKNLAFHLSGHILHSIYWHNMASPKTGEGGGEPTAADGLGDLADAITESFGSFAKFKKQLTFASSATQGSGWGVLAYEPVSGRLVVEQVYDHQGNVGVASTPILVFDAWEHAFYLQYKNQKVDFIEAMWNVVNWQDVSKRYADAKANTPLLIPAKG; translated from the coding sequence ATGGCCATCTACACGCTTCCTGAGCTTCCGTACGACTACGCGGCACTGGAGCCGGTGATCAACCCGCAGATCATCGAGCTGCACCACGACAAGCACCACGCGGCCTACGTCACGGGCGCCAACAACACGCTGGAGCAGCTGGCGGAGGCGCGCGACAAGGAGAACTGGGGCGCCCTCAACGGCCTGGAGAAGAACCTCGCGTTCCACCTCTCCGGCCACATCCTGCACAGCATCTACTGGCACAACATGGCCAGCCCGAAGACCGGCGAGGGCGGCGGCGAGCCCACCGCGGCCGACGGCCTGGGCGACCTGGCCGACGCGATCACCGAGTCCTTCGGCTCCTTCGCGAAGTTCAAGAAGCAGCTGACCTTCGCCTCCTCCGCGACGCAGGGCTCCGGCTGGGGCGTGCTCGCGTACGAGCCCGTCAGCGGCCGTCTGGTCGTCGAGCAGGTCTATGACCACCAGGGCAACGTGGGCGTGGCGAGCACCCCGATCCTGGTCTTCGACGCCTGGGAGCACGCCTTCTACCTTCAGTACAAGAACCAGAAGGTGGACTTCATCGAGGCCATGTGGAACGTCGTCAACTGGCAGGACGTCTCCAAGCGCTACGCCGACGCCAAGGCGAACACCCCGCTGCTGATCCCCGCCAAGGGCTGA
- a CDS encoding biotin transporter BioY: protein MSTASVSLRPGAVLADLLPASRVRDIALVVGGAALTGLAAQIAVPVPGSPVPVTGQTFAALLVGTAFGARRGFLSLALYALVGMAGVPWFAGGTSGAGGASFGYVLGMLLAATVVGALARRGGDRSVLRTAGLMVLGSAVIYAVGVPYLMAATGMSLGVAVAKGMVPFLIGDALKAALAMGALPAAWKLAGRRG from the coding sequence ATGAGCACTGCCTCCGTCTCCCTGCGCCCCGGCGCCGTCCTCGCCGACCTGCTGCCCGCGAGCCGCGTCCGCGACATCGCGCTCGTCGTCGGCGGCGCCGCGCTCACCGGGCTGGCCGCCCAGATCGCGGTTCCCGTTCCCGGCTCCCCGGTCCCCGTGACCGGCCAGACCTTCGCCGCCCTGCTCGTCGGTACCGCGTTCGGTGCCCGCCGCGGCTTCCTGTCGCTGGCGCTGTACGCCCTCGTCGGCATGGCCGGTGTGCCGTGGTTCGCGGGCGGGACCTCCGGTGCGGGCGGCGCTTCCTTCGGCTACGTGCTCGGCATGCTGCTGGCCGCCACCGTCGTCGGCGCCCTCGCGCGGCGCGGCGGCGACCGCTCGGTCCTGCGCACGGCCGGCCTGATGGTGCTGGGCTCCGCCGTGATCTACGCGGTGGGCGTGCCGTACCTGATGGCCGCCACCGGGATGTCCCTCGGCGTGGCCGTCGCGAAGGGCATGGTCCCGTTCCTGATCGGCGACGCACTCAAGGCCGCGCTGGCCATGGGCGCCCTGCCCGCCGCCTGGAAGCTGGCCGGCCGTCGCGGCTGA
- a CDS encoding ribose-5-phosphate isomerase, with product MRVYLGSDHAGFELKNHLVDWLKNNGHEPVDCGPHIYDAVDDYPPFCLRAAEKTAADADSLGIVIGGSGNGEQIAANKVKGVRAILAWSVQTAQLGREHNNANVISVGGRMHTQDEAVSFIEAFLATPYSDEERHTRRIEMLSAYETTGELPPIPAHHPQG from the coding sequence ATGCGCGTGTACCTCGGATCCGACCATGCCGGCTTTGAGCTCAAGAACCACCTGGTGGACTGGCTCAAGAACAACGGCCACGAGCCCGTCGACTGTGGGCCCCACATCTACGACGCGGTGGACGACTACCCGCCGTTCTGCCTCCGCGCCGCGGAGAAGACCGCCGCAGACGCCGACAGCCTCGGCATCGTGATCGGCGGCTCCGGCAACGGCGAGCAGATCGCCGCCAACAAGGTCAAGGGCGTCCGCGCCATCCTGGCCTGGAGCGTCCAGACCGCCCAGCTCGGCCGTGAGCACAACAACGCCAACGTCATCTCCGTCGGCGGCCGGATGCACACGCAGGACGAGGCCGTCAGCTTCATCGAGGCCTTCCTGGCGACCCCGTACTCCGACGAGGAGCGCCACACCCGCCGCATCGAGATGCTCTCCGCCTACGAGACGACCGGCGAGCTCCCCCCGATCCCGGCCCACCACCCGCAGGGCTGA